Proteins found in one Oncorhynchus mykiss isolate Arlee chromosome 3, USDA_OmykA_1.1, whole genome shotgun sequence genomic segment:
- the LOC110519998 gene encoding twist-related protein 2: MEEGSSSPVSPMDSLLTSEDELDRQQKRFGRKRRHSKKSSEDSCPGNVKRGKKPSPSSSTQSYEELQNQRCLANVRERQRTQSLNEAFSSLRKIIPTLPSDKLSKIQTLKLASRYIDFLYQVLQSDEMDNKMSSCSYVAHERLSYAFSVWRMEGAWSMSASH; the protein is encoded by the coding sequence ATGGAAGAGGGCTCAAGTTCTCCCGTCTCCCCAATGGATAGCCTACTGACCAGTGAGGATGAGTTGGACAGGCAACAGAAAAGATTTGGAAGGAAGAGGAGACACAGTAAAAAGTCGAGCGAGGACAGCTGTCCGGGTAACGTGAAACGGGGCAAAAAACCGAGTCCGAGCAGCAGCACTCAGTCCTACGAGGAGTTGCAGAACCAGCGGTGCCTGGCCAACGTCAGGGAGAGGCAAAGGACACAGTCGCTCAACGAAGCCTTCTCGTCTTTACGCAAAATCATCCCCACGCTACCCTCGGATAAACTGAGCAAGATCCAGACACTAAAACTGGCCTCCAGATACATAGACTTCCTCTATCAGGTGCTGCAAAGCGACGAGATGGACAACAAGATGTCGAGCTGCAGCTATGTTGCGCACGAGAGACTCAGTTACGCTTTCTCCGTGTGGCGGATGGAGGGCGCGTGGTCAATGTCTGCATCTCATTAG